The stretch of DNA CGCCGGGGATGGTGAGGGTAGTGCCGGGTTTGAGGGATTCGCTGTTTTCTATCCCGTTGGCCTCGGCGATGAGGTACCAGTAGGCTGAGCTGCCGAAGTAGGTGGTGGAGATACTCTCCAGGGTGTCACCCGGGTTGATGGTGTGCGTTGATACCGCACCGGGTTCGCCTTTGCCTAGGTCGGCGTAGATGTAGTCGGTGGTGAGATTGTTTTCTTATTGGTGCTATTTTGGGGGTGAAATGGGGCGTTTAAGATACTGTGGAGGATGATTTCGGGGTGTATTTTTCGATAAAGCAGGGATTTGCCGTGGTTCGACCCGCGTTACATTGGGCTATTGACACGGGCTGGCTAATGGGTGAGCCCACGAGTCCTGGAAATGGGGTGTTTAAGACAATTTTAGGGGCGTGATTTAGGGGGTGAATTGAGATTTATTAATTAGATGGCGTGGTTCGAGCCCTAACGATTCTTAACAGTGATTTGCTTAGCAGCTAGTCTAGATTTTTTGCTTTCGAACTCAAAGGTACTGTAATCTTTTTTAAAACAAAATTAACACCTGCGGCGTAGTTTAACTCTACTTCGTCATGCTCCGTAAAATTTACGCTTTTGATAGCCCAAGCGGGAACAATACTCTTTGCCATATCAGGGAGATAAATTTTTTGAACCTCTTGGCCGGAGAAAATTTTTCGAATGTAAATCACGCCTGATTCACCACCATTTGGCGATGATTCATAACTAGGAACTACTACTAGGTTGTATTTAGCGCTTGCCGCTGAGTTTTTCAGTTTTGAAATCAGCTCATAAGTAGGTGACATACCATATTTCACATGGAAATATTTCGTATAGTTACAAGGTGATCCGCAACTTACAACTACGCTCGCCAACTCATTACTAAACCAACGAACTTTCATAGCAGATTTACGTATTTTCTTCCACAGTATCAATTCCCGAGCCTCGTTTGTTGATCCTGTAACTACTTTTGCTACTATATTGCACTCGATAGGAGGTGTGGACGAACATTCCCTATAAATAAGAGCCGTGCGTTCAGGTGAATAAAATTGCTTTACACTACTATAAATCGGGTCGCTAGATGCCCAAAGTTCACCTGTAGAAAAAACTAGTCCCACAACAACAACTATTTTTAGATAGTCCCGGCACGTTGTCATTCGTTCCTCCAAATCACTTATACCTAAAGACTCTGAAGTCGTTACTTCGTATTCCTTCAATAGACATCTCCTCTAGTTTGGTTGAGGCGGACCACGATGGAGGAGCGTCATACAATTTTGACTGTGTCTCAGGACTGTAATACAGAACGGAACCGCCTGTATTATCGGGCTCCAATCCTAAATAGATTGGCGCAACCGAGTCTACAAGTCGATTCATTATTCCAGGGCTAGTGCTGGAAGCACCTGAAAAGTAATTTGCAGCATTTTCGTATGCGGAATTTGGATCATCGTATGCATCGAATCCTCCACTATTAAGAACTTCAAACGGAGTTGTTGCGCCCAGCCAACCATCTCTGCTGTTGTGGGTGCGATTCATGATCACGTTAGCAACCATCTTCCAGGAATTATCGCCTTGACCGATAGATTCTCCAGCTATCGTCGATGCATAATCTTGGAATTCTTGATTTGCTTGAAGCCTATCCAACCTTATATTCCCATCGGCATCCGTAAATTCAACCCTACGATTATATGTATTCAAGGCCACCTGTGTTTTGTTTCCAAAGTGCCCATCTGCTTTGATACCAAGCTCTTTTTGAAGCTTGCGGACATCGCTATTGTTCTTCGTTCCAAACTTCACGCCGTCTTTATTCTGCAATGCATCGATAGTCTGATTGAAGTACTTGCTCTTGTCAGATTTAGCCCCTGTAAGATTTCCACTAACAGCGTCATTGCCAGGTGTAGCCTGTTGCCCCGGACTCTCCCCACGAATAAACCGCTCCATCGCGGCCGTGGTCTTTCCACCGAGGATGCCGTCTACACCATCGACTGTCTTTCCATCGACCTTATACTGTAAGGCACTGCCTTCGCCACCCAGATTCTCCAATATCAATTGTGCAGAGGCAATTTCATCTGCCGTAGCGGTATCGCCTTTCGCATAGACCATCGCCACATATTCTTCCGGTGACTCGGGTACATAGTCATTGCCGGCAGCATTTCCTGTGCCGTTCGTTGCCGCTGGCGATGTCGAACCCGTTCCACTCGCGTTCGTCGCGCCTGTGTTACCGGTTGCCGTCTTCAACGCATCACCCATACCGGCGTCGCCATTACTTGCTACCATGCTGCCTGCTTGCTTATCCAGGTTAGCTGCCATTTCTGGTGGCACTGCTTGACCGGTGCTTTCGTCTATCCATTGGCCTTCGGCGTTTTTGGTGTAGCCATTGCCACGGGCATTCGGGTCATTAGCGGCTTTCGGACCGCCGGGGCCGGTGTTGTTGGAGTCGGTGGTGGGTTTGGCTTATTGGTATTATTTGAAGGGTGAAATAGGCAGTTTTAGGCAAAAAATCGTGTTGATTTGTTGATGTTCTATTTTGATGTTCAGTTTGTTGTTGTAGTCTGAGCCCTACATCAACATGAACATAATGCGTTGAGATTAATCAATTAGATGGCTTGGTTTGTGCCCCCACAGTTTCACGGTAGAAGCTTCGGTCAATCGGACAAGACACCAATATCTATAGCTGCATAGCATGCCACACATAGCGGTGCGCGAGTAATCGCGATATTCTTTCCTCGAATTACAACATCTATTATTTGCATGTCATCTGAAAGAGATTTTTTACTAGTTATCTTCACCTCGTTTACTCTGAAAGAAGAATTTTCAACTGAAATAGTATAAAGTTCCTTATCTGTTGAGATTATCGCTTTATTTTGGGTGTAACCCTTGAATGCTACAATCTCATCAAACCGATAATCCAGTCGATCCCATGTTTTTCCAAAGTTACTCGTGCTAAAAAGCACTGGTGTCATAG from Gammaproteobacteria bacterium encodes:
- a CDS encoding cell wall hydrolase, producing the protein MAANLDKQAGSMVASNGDAGMGDALKTATGNTGATNASGTGSTSPAATNGTGNAAGNDYVPESPEEYVAMVYAKGDTATADEIASAQLILENLGGEGSALQYKVDGKTVDGVDGILGGKTTAAMERFIRGESPGQQATPGNDAVSGNLTGAKSDKSKYFNQTIDALQNKDGVKFGTKNNSDVRKLQKELGIKADGHFGNKTQVALNTYNRRVEFTDADGNIRLDRLQANQEFQDYASTIAGESIGQGDNSWKMVANVIMNRTHNSRDGWLGATTPFEVLNSGGFDAYDDPNSAYENAANYFSGASSTSPGIMNRLVDSVAPIYLGLEPDNTGGSVLYYSPETQSKLYDAPPSWSASTKLEEMSIEGIRSNDFRVFRYK